The proteins below come from a single Nitrosospira sp. Is2 genomic window:
- a CDS encoding UDP-N-acetylmuramoyl-L-alanyl-D-glutamate--2,6-diaminopimelate ligase, producing the protein MILQSNEDLLPEGSRMYFDFHRLDSMGVKIDNLSTDSRMIKPGDAFLAYAGAKQDSRKFIPQAIAAGAKAIIWESGGFEWNPGWKVPNLSVPDLRAKAGMIADHVYDHPSQKLQLIGVTGTNGKTSCSHWIAQAMTALGTKTAVIGTMGVGFPGELEPTVNTTPDAVLLQRKMAELLSRGARVAAMEVSSHGIAQERISGVTFAIAMLTNLSRDHLDYHGSMEAYAAAKARLFYWPGLKYAVLNLDDAFGIDLAKRMTGSGTQVIGYGFTGLEDSKRTRDKFKVLQGRNLKVSPHGLAFDIEFEGRPLEFKTGVIGGFNASNLLGVLATLLASGIEFKEAVRSLQQAGPVAGRMHQIGGGDRPLIVVDYAHTPDAMEKVLTTLREILQAGSGSGAGTQLRKPRLICVFGCGGERDSGKRPLMGEVASRLADEVIITSDNPREENLDVIIREIASGAVARYEIEKDRASAINRAIYRARRGDIVLIAGKGHEAYQEVGGKRLPFDDGEVARRALLESAMANT; encoded by the coding sequence ATGATTCTCCAGTCAAACGAAGACCTGCTTCCGGAAGGATCGCGCATGTATTTTGATTTTCACCGGCTGGACAGTATGGGTGTCAAAATTGACAACCTGTCGACCGACAGCCGCATGATCAAGCCGGGGGATGCTTTCCTCGCTTATGCGGGAGCCAAGCAGGATTCCCGCAAGTTTATCCCTCAGGCTATCGCAGCGGGGGCAAAAGCAATCATTTGGGAAAGTGGCGGTTTTGAATGGAATCCCGGATGGAAGGTCCCCAATTTGAGCGTACCCGACCTCCGCGCGAAGGCGGGCATGATCGCTGATCACGTATACGATCATCCATCGCAAAAATTACAGCTTATCGGTGTGACCGGAACAAACGGCAAGACCTCGTGTAGCCACTGGATCGCTCAGGCCATGACTGCGTTGGGCACGAAAACCGCGGTTATCGGCACAATGGGAGTCGGCTTTCCCGGAGAGCTCGAACCCACCGTCAACACGACACCGGACGCAGTGTTATTGCAGCGTAAAATGGCGGAACTGCTGTCGCGTGGCGCTCGTGTCGCCGCAATGGAAGTGTCATCGCACGGGATTGCGCAGGAGCGCATCAGTGGCGTGACATTCGCAATCGCCATGTTAACCAATCTTTCGCGCGACCATCTCGACTATCACGGGAGCATGGAGGCGTATGCTGCCGCCAAAGCGCGTTTGTTCTACTGGCCTGGACTCAAGTATGCCGTACTCAATCTTGATGACGCGTTCGGCATTGATTTGGCCAAGCGTATGACCGGTAGCGGCACCCAGGTCATCGGCTACGGCTTCACGGGGCTGGAGGATTCGAAGCGCACGCGGGACAAATTCAAAGTATTGCAAGGGCGCAATCTCAAGGTAAGTCCCCACGGGCTTGCGTTCGATATCGAGTTCGAAGGCCGACCTCTGGAATTTAAAACCGGCGTGATAGGAGGTTTTAACGCATCCAATTTACTGGGCGTACTCGCGACCTTGCTGGCAAGCGGCATTGAATTCAAAGAGGCCGTGCGATCCCTGCAGCAAGCCGGGCCTGTAGCGGGCAGGATGCATCAAATCGGCGGCGGTGATCGACCTTTGATCGTGGTGGACTATGCCCATACCCCGGATGCCATGGAAAAAGTATTGACCACGCTGCGCGAAATTCTTCAAGCCGGCTCGGGGTCGGGTGCGGGAACACAACTACGGAAGCCGAGATTGATCTGTGTGTTCGGTTGCGGGGGCGAGCGCGACAGCGGGAAACGGCCGTTGATGGGTGAAGTGGCGTCGCGCCTCGCGGACGAGGTCATCATTACCAGCGACAACCCGCGGGAGGAGAACCTCGATGTCATTATCCGTGAAATCGCGTCGGGCGCCGTCGCACGTTACGAGATTGAAAAGGATCGGGCGTCGGCTATCAATCGGGCGATATATCGCGCGCGAAGAGGCGATATCGTATTGATCGCGGGGAAAGGGCATGAAGCTTATCAGGAAGTCGGCGGAAAAAGACTTCCCTTCGACGATGGAGAGGTCGCAAGACGGGCTCTGCTCGAAAGTGCAATGGCCAACACATGA
- a CDS encoding UDP-N-acetylmuramoyl-tripeptide--D-alanyl-D-alanine ligase yields MMTVQAAARALQEKWLGEDVWFNGVSTDSRAVMPGDLFIALVGEKFDGHNFVAEVIEKGAVAAIVHRDWGARNPRPGIPLILVDNTRLALGRLAGDWRRRFGIPLVGVTGSNGKTTVKEMVASILRQTAEESGQGNGSDIVLATEGNLNNDIGVPLMLLRLRKGHKYAVIEMGMNHAGEIAYLTGLSKPSVALITNAGAAHVEALGSVEAVARAKGEIFEGLDQQGVAVINADDPHAALWRGLAGNRKVMDFGLEQKAAVTARYQPGPFGSSVALLLPDGVQEVELQVPGKHNVENAAAAAAVAVALGASAGAIMSGLSAFSGVKGRMQKKQGLHGATLLDDTYNANPDSVRAALAVLAKAAGRKILVLGDMGELGAAAKGFHERIGVEARAAGVDNLIAMGELSAYSVAGFGAGARHFEKIEELIAEVEGLLAPGDTMLIKGSRFMQMERVVKRVEL; encoded by the coding sequence ATGATGACCGTCCAGGCGGCGGCCCGTGCTTTGCAAGAAAAGTGGTTGGGTGAAGACGTATGGTTTAACGGAGTCAGTACCGATAGCCGCGCAGTCATGCCCGGCGATTTATTTATCGCGCTGGTGGGGGAAAAGTTTGACGGTCACAATTTCGTTGCCGAGGTGATCGAAAAGGGAGCAGTGGCAGCCATCGTGCATCGGGACTGGGGGGCGAGAAACCCGCGGCCGGGGATTCCGCTGATACTGGTGGACAATACGAGATTGGCTTTGGGACGGCTTGCGGGGGACTGGCGCAGGCGGTTCGGGATTCCGCTTGTCGGGGTAACCGGCAGTAACGGCAAGACCACGGTAAAGGAAATGGTCGCTTCTATCCTGCGCCAGACCGCGGAGGAGTCCGGGCAGGGGAATGGCTCCGACATCGTACTGGCGACCGAAGGAAATCTCAATAACGACATCGGCGTGCCTTTAATGCTTTTGCGATTGCGTAAGGGGCACAAATACGCGGTGATCGAAATGGGCATGAATCATGCCGGGGAGATCGCCTACCTGACCGGTCTGTCCAAACCCTCCGTGGCTTTGATCACCAACGCGGGGGCCGCCCACGTCGAAGCGCTTGGTTCAGTGGAGGCGGTGGCCCGTGCCAAGGGGGAGATTTTTGAGGGACTTGATCAGCAAGGCGTTGCTGTCATCAACGCGGACGATCCTCACGCGGCGCTGTGGCGTGGGCTCGCCGGTAACCGAAAAGTGATGGATTTCGGTCTCGAGCAAAAGGCTGCCGTGACTGCTCGCTACCAACCTGGCCCCTTTGGGAGCAGCGTGGCGCTACTACTCCCTGATGGGGTTCAAGAGGTGGAATTACAGGTTCCGGGTAAGCATAACGTGGAAAATGCAGCGGCCGCGGCCGCAGTAGCCGTAGCCCTGGGTGCTAGCGCAGGGGCGATTATGTCCGGGTTGAGTGCTTTCTCCGGGGTGAAGGGGCGCATGCAGAAGAAGCAGGGCCTGCACGGGGCAACCTTGCTAGACGACACCTATAACGCCAACCCGGATTCGGTGCGCGCCGCTTTGGCCGTGCTGGCGAAAGCGGCGGGCAGGAAGATACTGGTGCTCGGTGACATGGGTGAACTGGGCGCGGCTGCGAAAGGTTTCCATGAACGTATAGGGGTGGAGGCGCGTGCTGCCGGTGTCGATAACTTGATAGCCATGGGCGAATTGAGCGCCTATTCGGTGGCCGGGTTCGGCGCGGGCGCTCGCCATTTCGAGAAAATCGAGGAGTTGATTGCCGAAGTCGAAGGTCTGCTGGCGCCTGGCGATACGATGCTGATAAAGGGATCGCGCTTCATGCAAATGGAGCGGGTGGTTAAGCGAGTTGAGTTATAA
- the mraY gene encoding phospho-N-acetylmuramoyl-pentapeptide-transferase, with translation MLLELAQWLAKDIRIFNVFNYITLRTVLAALTSLAISFIVGPAMIRKLAAYKIGQSVRDDGPQTHLVKAGTPTMGGALILVSIAVTTLLWADLSNRYVWVVLVTTLGFGMIGWVDDYRKVVYRNPKGLSARAKLVWQSAIAISVALYLALTAELPAQTTMIVPFFKHVAIPLGVAGFVALAYFVIVGTSNAVNLTDGLDGLAIMPTVMISSALAIFAYVAGHAVFAKYLGIPHIPQAGELAVFCGALAGAGLAFLWFNAYPAEVFMGDVGALALGAALGIVTVIIRQEIVLVIMGGVFVVETLSVMLQVASFKLVGKRIFRMAPLHHHYELKGWKENQVVVRFWIITMMLVLFGLSTLKLR, from the coding sequence ATGCTGCTAGAGCTCGCTCAATGGTTGGCGAAGGATATCCGTATCTTCAACGTGTTCAACTACATTACCTTGCGCACCGTCCTCGCCGCCCTGACCAGTCTGGCGATTTCATTCATCGTCGGCCCAGCCATGATACGCAAGCTTGCTGCTTATAAGATCGGCCAATCGGTACGCGATGACGGGCCACAGACTCATCTCGTCAAAGCCGGTACGCCAACAATGGGCGGCGCTTTAATCCTGGTATCCATTGCCGTTACCACGCTGCTTTGGGCCGATCTGAGCAATCGCTATGTTTGGGTTGTACTCGTGACCACGCTTGGCTTCGGAATGATCGGTTGGGTGGACGATTACCGCAAAGTGGTATATCGCAATCCGAAGGGACTTTCTGCGCGGGCCAAGCTGGTCTGGCAATCAGCAATTGCGATTTCGGTGGCGTTATATCTCGCTTTGACGGCAGAGCTGCCGGCGCAGACGACGATGATCGTTCCTTTCTTCAAGCATGTGGCGATACCCCTGGGCGTCGCCGGTTTCGTGGCGCTTGCGTATTTCGTCATCGTAGGCACGAGCAATGCAGTGAATCTTACCGACGGCCTCGATGGCCTCGCCATTATGCCCACGGTAATGATAAGCAGTGCTCTTGCCATCTTCGCTTACGTAGCGGGGCATGCCGTGTTCGCGAAATATCTCGGTATTCCGCACATCCCCCAGGCCGGTGAGCTGGCGGTATTTTGTGGTGCGCTGGCTGGTGCGGGACTCGCGTTTCTCTGGTTCAACGCCTACCCCGCGGAAGTATTCATGGGTGACGTGGGCGCATTGGCGCTGGGCGCCGCCCTCGGGATTGTGACGGTGATAATACGGCAGGAGATCGTACTGGTCATCATGGGCGGCGTCTTTGTAGTCGAGACCTTGTCGGTGATGTTGCAGGTTGCATCGTTCAAGTTGGTCGGTAAACGCATTTTTCGAATGGCGCCGCTCCACCATCACTACGAATTGAAGGGCTGGAAAGAAAACCAGGTAGTAGTCCGGTTCTGGATTATCACCATGATGCTGGTGTTATTTGGGTTGTCCACGTTGAAGTTGAGATGA
- the murD gene encoding UDP-N-acetylmuramoyl-L-alanine--D-glutamate ligase, with protein MSFREKKVLVLGMGETGLSMAKWLSRRGAEVRAADSRAVPPCMEALKRILPQVRIFTGGYPAEAFAGIDLIAISPGVPMAEHVVQQAVQASIPIMGDMELFASAIRLPGTSQQRILAITGSNGKTTVTAMVGAMVKEAGLDVEVAGNIGPAVLDALMRREDSGTLPQAWVLEVSSFQLESTRSLEPDAAAVLNVSEDHFDRYFGMQDYAAAKARIFTSTPVAGKEGGGIQILNRDDPVVRAMAVAERKQMTFGLDQPSNDNDLGLLHESGSIWLAQGGVRLMQSSELRVTGLHNVANALAALALCRAVDLPSPPLLRALRQFQGLPHRMEKVATLGGVTFYDDSKGTNVGATVAALDGMRQSVVLIAGGDGKGQDFTPLAGPIARHARAVVLIGRDADKIGAAIDHCRVPLYYMKTMEEAVQKSFELARAGDAVMMSPACASLDMFRNYAHRAEVFIAAVRSLQAGKTAAAQTTVN; from the coding sequence ATGAGCTTTCGAGAGAAAAAAGTACTTGTGCTTGGAATGGGCGAGACCGGGCTTTCGATGGCGAAGTGGTTATCGCGCAGGGGGGCGGAGGTGCGTGCCGCTGACAGCCGTGCCGTACCGCCCTGTATGGAGGCGTTAAAACGGATTCTGCCGCAGGTTCGCATATTCACCGGCGGGTATCCCGCCGAAGCATTTGCCGGCATAGACCTCATTGCTATCAGCCCGGGAGTGCCCATGGCGGAGCACGTCGTGCAGCAGGCGGTACAGGCCAGTATACCTATCATGGGTGATATGGAGCTTTTTGCTTCGGCAATCCGGCTACCGGGCACTTCGCAGCAAAGAATACTTGCCATTACCGGTTCCAATGGTAAGACGACCGTGACCGCAATGGTCGGTGCAATGGTGAAAGAAGCGGGTTTGGATGTCGAGGTGGCTGGGAACATCGGTCCAGCGGTACTGGATGCCCTGATGCGGCGCGAAGATTCAGGGACGCTTCCTCAAGCGTGGGTGCTGGAGGTTTCCAGTTTTCAGCTCGAATCGACGCGAAGCCTTGAACCGGACGCCGCGGCGGTACTGAACGTGAGCGAAGATCATTTCGATCGTTATTTCGGAATGCAGGATTATGCCGCCGCAAAAGCGCGAATATTCACGAGCACCCCTGTTGCGGGCAAAGAGGGGGGCGGGATTCAGATTCTGAATCGCGACGATCCCGTGGTGCGGGCAATGGCGGTCGCCGAACGTAAGCAGATGACTTTCGGTCTGGATCAGCCATCGAACGATAACGATCTTGGCCTGTTGCACGAGAGCGGGAGTATCTGGCTGGCACAGGGAGGCGTGCGCCTGATGCAAAGCAGTGAGCTTCGGGTCACCGGGTTGCACAACGTGGCCAATGCACTCGCTGCGTTGGCGCTATGCCGGGCGGTAGACCTTCCATCGCCGCCCCTGCTGCGTGCTTTACGCCAATTTCAGGGCTTGCCGCACAGAATGGAAAAGGTGGCGACCTTGGGTGGCGTCACGTTTTATGACGATTCGAAAGGCACCAATGTAGGTGCGACGGTCGCGGCGCTGGACGGCATGAGGCAGAGCGTGGTTTTGATTGCTGGCGGAGATGGCAAGGGCCAGGATTTCACACCATTGGCCGGACCGATCGCGCGGCATGCACGGGCGGTAGTCTTGATCGGGCGCGACGCGGACAAGATCGGCGCCGCCATCGATCATTGCCGCGTGCCGCTGTATTACATGAAAACAATGGAAGAGGCGGTGCAAAAAAGCTTCGAGCTGGCGCGCGCGGGGGACGCGGTAATGATGTCGCCTGCCTGTGCAAGCCTGGACATGTTCCGAAATTATGCTCATCGCGCCGAGGTATTCATCGCCGCGGTGCGGAGCCTGCAGGCCGGAAAAACGGCCGCGGCTCAAACGACTGTTAACTGA
- the ftsW gene encoding putative lipid II flippase FtsW — MIFQYDIRSKKNLPDFDQSLIWSAILLLSLGLVMVYSASISIAEAGRGTNGNPAHFLARHSAYLAVGLLTGLVAFQVPMRLWQKYSFPLFLLGVALLALVLIPAVGHEVNGSRRWISLWIVNFQPSEFMKLFIVFYVANYTVRKAHHLDSFRKGFLPMLIMVLVVGGLLLLEPDFGAFVVITAIMMAILFLGGMDLKLFAGLIGFLIAALLILIWIEPYRMQRFFGFMDPWDDPFGKGYQLSHALIAFGRGEWLGVGLGGSVEKLFYLPEAHTDFLLAVIAEELGFAGVATVVALFASLVIRAFVIGRHAAARERHFSALAAQGIGVWLGVQAFINMGVNMGVLPTKGLTLPFMSFGGSSIVASCITLAVLMRADWENRQLAKGFPV, encoded by the coding sequence ATGATCTTTCAATACGATATTCGCAGCAAAAAAAACCTGCCTGATTTTGATCAGTCACTGATCTGGTCCGCAATATTATTGCTGAGCCTGGGGCTGGTGATGGTGTATTCCGCTTCTATTTCCATTGCCGAAGCCGGGCGCGGCACGAATGGCAATCCTGCCCATTTTCTTGCCCGCCATAGCGCTTATCTGGCAGTGGGGCTGCTGACAGGTCTGGTGGCTTTTCAGGTTCCGATGCGCCTGTGGCAGAAATATTCATTTCCACTCTTCCTGCTGGGCGTCGCGTTGCTGGCGCTAGTGTTGATTCCGGCGGTAGGACATGAAGTAAACGGCAGTCGTCGCTGGATATCGCTGTGGATAGTGAATTTCCAGCCATCCGAGTTCATGAAACTGTTCATCGTCTTTTACGTGGCCAACTATACCGTGCGCAAAGCGCATCATCTCGACAGCTTTCGCAAGGGATTTCTCCCCATGTTAATCATGGTGCTGGTAGTAGGCGGATTGCTGTTGCTCGAACCGGACTTCGGCGCTTTCGTCGTTATAACGGCCATTATGATGGCCATATTGTTCCTGGGGGGAATGGACCTGAAGCTGTTCGCCGGGCTGATCGGTTTCCTGATTGCCGCTCTGTTGATCCTGATCTGGATTGAGCCTTATCGCATGCAACGGTTTTTCGGATTTATGGATCCGTGGGACGATCCCTTCGGGAAGGGATATCAGTTGAGTCATGCCTTGATTGCATTCGGACGGGGTGAATGGCTGGGTGTCGGCTTGGGTGGCAGCGTGGAGAAGCTGTTTTACTTGCCGGAAGCGCACACCGATTTTTTGCTTGCGGTAATCGCGGAGGAACTTGGGTTCGCCGGCGTCGCAACGGTGGTGGCGCTGTTTGCCTCGCTGGTGATACGCGCATTTGTCATAGGCAGGCACGCAGCCGCGCGAGAACGGCATTTTTCCGCATTGGCGGCGCAAGGAATTGGTGTTTGGCTGGGTGTGCAGGCGTTCATCAACATGGGCGTGAATATGGGTGTGCTGCCAACGAAAGGGCTGACGCTGCCGTTCATGAGTTTTGGTGGCAGCAGCATCGTCGCCAGTTGTATAACGCTCGCGGTGCTCATGCGTGCGGACTGGGAGAACAGGCAATTGGCGAAGGGGTTCCCGGTATGA
- the murG gene encoding undecaprenyldiphospho-muramoylpentapeptide beta-N-acetylglucosaminyltransferase, producing MTNTILIMAGGTGGHVFPGLAVADYMKSAGWRVVWLGTEGGMETTLAPRQGYDLETIRFSGLRGKSIRNWFLLPLRLLLALWQSARVILRVRPDVVLGMGGYPAFPGGMMASLLAKPLLIHEQNSIPGLANRILANVADKVLLGFPGVIKSGAKVIFSGNPVRREISQLRSPAERYAARSGRLKLLVIGGSLGAQALNTILPQALNRIPQASRPSVTHQAGNRHLEALKKNYAEAGVEGELVTFIDNMAARYAECDLVICRAGALTVAELSAAGVASILVPFPYAVDDHQTCNAKFLSDRNAAVLMPQNELTPQVLAELLMGLSRVSLMKMAINARELAKPDATRVVADECMKMITR from the coding sequence GTGACTAATACGATTCTCATTATGGCAGGCGGAACCGGGGGACATGTGTTTCCAGGGCTTGCGGTAGCGGATTACATGAAGTCAGCGGGTTGGCGTGTCGTTTGGCTCGGAACCGAGGGAGGAATGGAAACAACGCTCGCGCCGCGGCAAGGGTATGACCTGGAAACAATCCGTTTTTCGGGTTTGCGTGGGAAAAGTATCCGAAACTGGTTCCTGTTGCCGCTGCGTCTATTATTGGCGCTGTGGCAAAGCGCCAGGGTAATACTCAGAGTGCGTCCGGACGTTGTGTTGGGCATGGGCGGCTATCCCGCCTTTCCGGGAGGAATGATGGCGTCATTGCTGGCCAAGCCATTGCTGATACACGAACAGAACTCGATTCCCGGGCTTGCCAACAGGATCCTGGCGAATGTTGCGGACAAAGTATTGCTGGGTTTTCCGGGCGTGATCAAGAGCGGCGCAAAGGTCATATTTTCGGGTAATCCAGTCCGGCGCGAAATCAGCCAATTGCGCTCGCCCGCCGAAAGATACGCGGCGCGCAGCGGTAGACTGAAGCTGTTGGTGATTGGTGGCAGCCTCGGCGCCCAGGCGCTCAATACTATTTTGCCGCAGGCTTTGAATCGCATTCCCCAAGCGTCGCGGCCGTCTGTGACGCATCAGGCTGGGAACAGGCACCTGGAAGCACTGAAAAAGAATTATGCCGAAGCGGGAGTGGAAGGCGAACTTGTTACGTTCATAGACAACATGGCGGCGCGGTATGCCGAATGCGATCTTGTGATCTGTCGTGCGGGCGCGCTTACCGTTGCCGAGCTAAGCGCCGCCGGCGTGGCGAGCATTCTGGTGCCTTTTCCTTACGCCGTGGATGATCACCAGACGTGCAATGCGAAATTTCTCAGCGACAGGAACGCGGCGGTACTGATGCCACAAAACGAATTGACGCCACAAGTCCTTGCGGAGTTACTGATGGGATTGAGCCGGGTATCGCTCATGAAAATGGCAATCAACGCGCGTGAACTGGCTAAACCGGATGCGACCAGGGTGGTGGCAGACGAATGCATGAAAATGATAACGAGATGA
- the murC gene encoding UDP-N-acetylmuramate--L-alanine ligase, with translation MKHKVKRVHFVGIGGSGMSGIAEVLLNLGYQVSGSDLWDGTTTQRLRKLGATVHIGHASSHVQFADAVVTSTAIKPENPEVIAARERNVPVVPRAIMLAELLRLRQGIAIAGTHGKTTTTSLIASVLAEAGMDPTFVIGGRLEAAGSHAKLGRGEFIVVEADESDASFLYLQPVLAVVTNIDADHMETYGHDFSKLKQAFVDFVQHLPFYGMAVLCVDDAQVREIMPAITKPITTYGLSDNAQVRAADIHHSEGQMHFAALIGVNGKTRKLNVMLNLPGLHNVQNALAAIAVCNELGVPDPAIVRALAGFRGVDRRFQRYGEINLSGNRTTEEGSFTLIDDYGHHPAEISATIAAVRGAFPGRRLVLVFQPHRYTRTRDLFEEFVKVLSSADVLLLTEVYPAGEIPLIAADSKSLARALRVQGKVEPIFVETVDELPFNIHNVAQDNDVVLVMGAGSVGGVAPNLLRESGARNEGTVDATDERPA, from the coding sequence ATGAAGCATAAGGTAAAGCGTGTTCACTTTGTCGGTATTGGCGGTTCCGGAATGAGCGGAATCGCAGAGGTATTGCTCAACCTGGGATATCAGGTCAGTGGCTCCGATCTGTGGGACGGAACCACCACGCAGCGCTTGAGAAAACTTGGGGCCACTGTTCACATTGGCCACGCAAGCAGTCATGTGCAATTCGCAGACGCGGTCGTAACTTCGACTGCAATCAAGCCTGAGAACCCCGAGGTTATCGCGGCACGAGAGCGTAACGTGCCAGTAGTCCCCCGCGCGATCATGCTGGCCGAGTTGTTGAGGCTTCGCCAGGGGATTGCCATTGCAGGAACCCACGGCAAGACCACAACCACCAGCCTGATTGCAAGTGTTCTCGCGGAAGCAGGGATGGATCCGACATTCGTGATCGGTGGGCGGTTGGAAGCGGCAGGCTCCCATGCCAAGTTGGGTCGGGGTGAATTTATCGTGGTCGAGGCCGACGAGTCCGATGCTTCTTTTCTTTATCTGCAACCTGTATTAGCCGTCGTGACTAATATCGACGCCGATCACATGGAGACCTATGGCCACGACTTTAGCAAGCTCAAGCAGGCTTTCGTCGACTTTGTACAACATCTGCCATTTTACGGTATGGCGGTGTTGTGCGTGGACGACGCGCAAGTGCGCGAAATCATGCCCGCCATTACCAAGCCCATTACCACGTACGGTTTATCGGATAACGCGCAGGTCCGTGCCGCTGATATTCATCACAGCGAGGGACAGATGCATTTTGCTGCGTTGATAGGCGTGAACGGCAAAACCCGCAAGCTCAACGTGATGCTGAACTTACCGGGGCTGCATAACGTGCAGAATGCGCTCGCGGCCATCGCGGTATGCAACGAATTGGGTGTGCCTGACCCCGCCATCGTTCGGGCGTTGGCAGGTTTCAGGGGTGTTGATCGCCGCTTTCAGCGTTACGGCGAAATCAACCTATCTGGTAACAGAACCACCGAAGAGGGAAGCTTTACCCTCATTGATGACTACGGACATCATCCGGCAGAGATTTCCGCCACCATCGCGGCGGTGCGGGGTGCTTTCCCCGGTCGCCGCCTTGTACTCGTTTTTCAGCCACATCGCTATACCCGTACCCGCGATTTATTCGAGGAATTCGTCAAAGTGCTATCAAGTGCGGATGTGCTGCTTCTGACTGAGGTTTACCCCGCCGGCGAAATACCCCTGATTGCAGCGGACAGCAAGTCGCTCGCCCGGGCGCTTAGAGTACAAGGCAAAGTGGAGCCGATTTTTGTCGAAACGGTCGACGAGTTGCCCTTCAACATTCATAACGTGGCTCAGGATAACGACGTGGTGCTGGTGATGGGGGCAGGGTCGGTTGGCGGCGTTGCGCCTAACTTACTGAGAGAGTCTGGCGCCAGAAACGAGGGGACGGTGGACGCAACGGATGAAAGACCGGCTTGA
- the murB gene encoding UDP-N-acetylmuramate dehydrogenase yields MDMSEIDLIPGVRPLRGEMRVNQPMRKYTSWRAGGEAERLYIPADLADFTEFLRGLPRDEPIYVVGLGSNLLVRDGGVRGTVVVLHARLNGLRLERRDKDGSLIYAGAGVACAKVARFAALHSLTGAEFLAGIPGTVGGALAMNAGCYDAETWEIVEHVQTLGRDGQLRTRKVGDYVIAYRHVALKHGAGLGKQNEQITGDSPGEEWFVGGWFRLASGDEGESRQKIKNLLAMRINSQPLNLPNAGSVFRNPSGDWAARLIESCGLKGFRIGGAMVSTKHANFIVNTGAASAADIEALIGAVSSKVKEQTGVELEPEVRIIGSVV; encoded by the coding sequence ATGGATATGTCGGAAATTGATTTAATCCCTGGTGTGCGGCCGCTTCGCGGCGAGATGCGCGTGAACCAGCCAATGAGAAAATATACTTCCTGGCGCGCAGGCGGGGAAGCGGAACGCTTGTATATCCCCGCCGATCTGGCCGATTTTACTGAGTTCCTGCGCGGCTTGCCGCGCGATGAGCCGATATATGTTGTCGGACTCGGCAGTAATCTGCTGGTGCGCGACGGTGGCGTGAGGGGCACCGTGGTGGTATTGCACGCGCGGCTTAATGGACTGCGGCTGGAGCGGCGGGATAAGGACGGGTCATTGATCTACGCAGGGGCTGGCGTAGCCTGCGCAAAAGTAGCGCGGTTCGCTGCCCTGCACAGTTTGACAGGCGCGGAATTTCTTGCGGGCATCCCGGGTACGGTTGGGGGCGCCCTGGCAATGAATGCCGGGTGCTACGACGCCGAGACCTGGGAAATTGTCGAGCACGTGCAGACCCTCGGCCGGGACGGACAATTACGCACGCGAAAGGTCGGCGATTATGTGATCGCCTATCGGCACGTGGCGCTGAAGCATGGAGCGGGTTTAGGGAAGCAGAACGAGCAGATAACTGGAGATTCTCCAGGTGAGGAGTGGTTTGTGGGTGGATGGTTCAGACTGGCGAGCGGAGACGAGGGGGAATCGCGGCAGAAGATCAAAAATCTTCTCGCAATGCGTATCAATAGCCAGCCCTTAAACCTGCCCAATGCCGGCTCGGTGTTTCGCAATCCTTCCGGAGACTGGGCAGCCCGGTTGATCGAGTCGTGCGGTTTAAAGGGCTTTCGTATTGGCGGAGCAATGGTCTCGACCAAGCATGCGAACTTCATTGTCAACACCGGGGCCGCCTCGGCGGCAGATATCGAAGCGTTGATAGGGGCGGTGAGCAGCAAGGTGAAAGAGCAGACCGGGGTCGAGCTTGAACCGGAAGTGCGGATTATCGGATCGGTCGTATGA